A region from the Acinonyx jubatus isolate Ajub_Pintada_27869175 chromosome C2, VMU_Ajub_asm_v1.0, whole genome shotgun sequence genome encodes:
- the YBEY gene encoding endoribonuclease YbeY isoform X9 — MFFPDIEINCVAIPAMTQKPAQRTSAPQRGRPRPEKGRERMPHNQKSPAPGPRPPAPQARSADYRGAVAGRWRRGRKRPPPRSGPAPRSPSGSGTRRPAACRRPGAPRRPAGGADTDRSRRSQAFAARCGKKTQRTSFRLFRAARPHTDSATLWFRPPAGRPEGFRRTGCQRGPLGFEPGSLLNIFKGHVVLKMSLVLRNLQRAVPIRRAPLRKKLEIVRSILGVQKFDLAIICVDNKSIQHINKIYREKNLPTDVLSFPFHEEWSISSSNAKGMRITMTSLP; from the exons ATGTTCTTCCcagatatagaaataaattgtGTTGCCATACCTGCGATGACCCAGAAACCGGCTCAAAGGACGAGTGCCCCGCAGAGAGGCCGCCCCAGACCCGAGAAGGGCCGGGAACGGATGCCGCACAACCAGAAAAGTCCCGCCCCCGGCCCTCGGCCGCCCGCGCCCCAGGCCCGCTCGGCGGACTACAGGGGCGCGGTGGCGGGGAGATGGCGCAGGGGAAGGAAGCGGCCTCCACCCAGGTCGGGCCCCGCGCCGCGCTCACCATCCGGCTCAGGGACTCGGAGACCCGCCGCCTGCCGCCGCCCCGGGGCCCCTCGGCGCCCGGCTGGAGGCGCAGACACGGATCGCAGCCGCCGGAGCCAGGCCTTCGCTGCGCGCTGCGGAAAGAAAACGCAACGGACCAGCTTCCGGCTCTTCCGCGCGGCTCGGCCCCACACTGACTCCGCCACACTCTGGTTCCGCCCTCCAGCCGGAAGGCCTGAGGGCTTCCGGCGCACGGGCTGTCAACGGGGCCCCCTTGGCTTCGAACCTG GCTccttgttaaacatttttaaagggcaTGTTGTTCTGAAAATGAGTTTGGTGCTTAGAAACCTGCAACGAGCTGTCCCCATCAGGAGAGCGCCTCTTCGCAAGAAGTTGGAGATTGTGAGGAGTATATTAGGGGTGCAGAAATTTGACCTGGCGATCATCTGTGTTGACAACAAGAGTATTCAGCACATTAATAAAATctacagagagaaaaatctgCCAACAGATgtgctttcctttccatttcatgAG
- the YBEY gene encoding endoribonuclease YbeY isoform X7 encodes MFFPDIEINCVAIPAMTQKPAQRTSAPQRGRPRPEKGRERMPHNQKSPAPGPRPPAPQARSADYRGAVAGRWRRGRKRPPPRSGPAPRSPSGSGTRRPAACRRPGAPRRPAGGADTDRSRRSQAFAARCGKKTQRTSFRLFRAARPHTDSATLWFRPPAGRPEGFRRTGCQRGPLGFEPGSLLNIFKGHVVLKMSLVLRNLQRAVPIRRAPLRKKLEIVRSILGVQKFDLAIICVDNKSIQHINKIYREKNLPTDVLSFPFHEQSVIMEAAELIEESHSACFKGLSMG; translated from the exons ATGTTCTTCCcagatatagaaataaattgtGTTGCCATACCTGCGATGACCCAGAAACCGGCTCAAAGGACGAGTGCCCCGCAGAGAGGCCGCCCCAGACCCGAGAAGGGCCGGGAACGGATGCCGCACAACCAGAAAAGTCCCGCCCCCGGCCCTCGGCCGCCCGCGCCCCAGGCCCGCTCGGCGGACTACAGGGGCGCGGTGGCGGGGAGATGGCGCAGGGGAAGGAAGCGGCCTCCACCCAGGTCGGGCCCCGCGCCGCGCTCACCATCCGGCTCAGGGACTCGGAGACCCGCCGCCTGCCGCCGCCCCGGGGCCCCTCGGCGCCCGGCTGGAGGCGCAGACACGGATCGCAGCCGCCGGAGCCAGGCCTTCGCTGCGCGCTGCGGAAAGAAAACGCAACGGACCAGCTTCCGGCTCTTCCGCGCGGCTCGGCCCCACACTGACTCCGCCACACTCTGGTTCCGCCCTCCAGCCGGAAGGCCTGAGGGCTTCCGGCGCACGGGCTGTCAACGGGGCCCCCTTGGCTTCGAACCTG GCTccttgttaaacatttttaaagggcaTGTTGTTCTGAAAATGAGTTTGGTGCTTAGAAACCTGCAACGAGCTGTCCCCATCAGGAGAGCGCCTCTTCGCAAGAAGTTGGAGATTGTGAGGAGTATATTAGGGGTGCAGAAATTTGACCTGGCGATCATCTGTGTTGACAACAAGAGTATTCAGCACATTAATAAAATctacagagagaaaaatctgCCAACAGATgtgctttcctttccatttcatgAG
- the YBEY gene encoding endoribonuclease YbeY isoform X5: MFFPDIEINCVAIPAMTQKPAQRTSAPQRGRPRPEKGRERMPHNQKSPAPGPRPPAPQARSADYRGAVAGRWRRGRKRPPPRSGPAPRSPSGSGTRRPAACRRPGAPRRPAGGADTDRSRRSQAFAARCGKKTQRTSFRLFRAARPHTDSATLWFRPPAGRPEGFRRTGCQRGPLGFEPGSLLNIFKGHVVLKMSLVLRNLQRAVPIRRAPLRKKLEIVRSILGVQKFDLAIICVDNKSIQHINKIYREKNLPTDVLSFPFHEEWSISSSNAKGMRITMTSLPGSWSFCVT, from the exons ATGTTCTTCCcagatatagaaataaattgtGTTGCCATACCTGCGATGACCCAGAAACCGGCTCAAAGGACGAGTGCCCCGCAGAGAGGCCGCCCCAGACCCGAGAAGGGCCGGGAACGGATGCCGCACAACCAGAAAAGTCCCGCCCCCGGCCCTCGGCCGCCCGCGCCCCAGGCCCGCTCGGCGGACTACAGGGGCGCGGTGGCGGGGAGATGGCGCAGGGGAAGGAAGCGGCCTCCACCCAGGTCGGGCCCCGCGCCGCGCTCACCATCCGGCTCAGGGACTCGGAGACCCGCCGCCTGCCGCCGCCCCGGGGCCCCTCGGCGCCCGGCTGGAGGCGCAGACACGGATCGCAGCCGCCGGAGCCAGGCCTTCGCTGCGCGCTGCGGAAAGAAAACGCAACGGACCAGCTTCCGGCTCTTCCGCGCGGCTCGGCCCCACACTGACTCCGCCACACTCTGGTTCCGCCCTCCAGCCGGAAGGCCTGAGGGCTTCCGGCGCACGGGCTGTCAACGGGGCCCCCTTGGCTTCGAACCTG GCTccttgttaaacatttttaaagggcaTGTTGTTCTGAAAATGAGTTTGGTGCTTAGAAACCTGCAACGAGCTGTCCCCATCAGGAGAGCGCCTCTTCGCAAGAAGTTGGAGATTGTGAGGAGTATATTAGGGGTGCAGAAATTTGACCTGGCGATCATCTGTGTTGACAACAAGAGTATTCAGCACATTAATAAAATctacagagagaaaaatctgCCAACAGATgtgctttcctttccatttcatgAG
- the YBEY gene encoding endoribonuclease YbeY isoform X6, with the protein MFFPDIEINCVAIPAMTQKPAQRTSAPQRGRPRPEKGRERMPHNQKSPAPGPRPPAPQARSADYRGAVAGRWRRGRKRPPPRSGPAPRSPSGSGTRRPAACRRPGAPRRPAGGADTDRSRRSQAFAARCGKKTQRTSFRLFRAARPHTDSATLWFRPPAGRPEGFRRTGCQRGPLGFEPGSLLNIFKGHVVLKMSLVLRNLQRAVPIRRAPLRKKLEIVRSILGVQKFDLAIICVDNKSIQHINKIYREKNLPTDVLSFPFHEEWSISSSNAKGMRITMTSLPQPLNYL; encoded by the exons ATGTTCTTCCcagatatagaaataaattgtGTTGCCATACCTGCGATGACCCAGAAACCGGCTCAAAGGACGAGTGCCCCGCAGAGAGGCCGCCCCAGACCCGAGAAGGGCCGGGAACGGATGCCGCACAACCAGAAAAGTCCCGCCCCCGGCCCTCGGCCGCCCGCGCCCCAGGCCCGCTCGGCGGACTACAGGGGCGCGGTGGCGGGGAGATGGCGCAGGGGAAGGAAGCGGCCTCCACCCAGGTCGGGCCCCGCGCCGCGCTCACCATCCGGCTCAGGGACTCGGAGACCCGCCGCCTGCCGCCGCCCCGGGGCCCCTCGGCGCCCGGCTGGAGGCGCAGACACGGATCGCAGCCGCCGGAGCCAGGCCTTCGCTGCGCGCTGCGGAAAGAAAACGCAACGGACCAGCTTCCGGCTCTTCCGCGCGGCTCGGCCCCACACTGACTCCGCCACACTCTGGTTCCGCCCTCCAGCCGGAAGGCCTGAGGGCTTCCGGCGCACGGGCTGTCAACGGGGCCCCCTTGGCTTCGAACCTG GCTccttgttaaacatttttaaagggcaTGTTGTTCTGAAAATGAGTTTGGTGCTTAGAAACCTGCAACGAGCTGTCCCCATCAGGAGAGCGCCTCTTCGCAAGAAGTTGGAGATTGTGAGGAGTATATTAGGGGTGCAGAAATTTGACCTGGCGATCATCTGTGTTGACAACAAGAGTATTCAGCACATTAATAAAATctacagagagaaaaatctgCCAACAGATgtgctttcctttccatttcatgAG